From a single Lactococcus allomyrinae genomic region:
- the leuC gene encoding 3-isopropylmalate dehydratase large subunit, protein MTAKTIFDKLWEQHIVAGNEGEPQLLYIDLHVIHEVTSPQAFQGLRDAGRRVRRVDLTYGTLDHNVPTKDIFNIQDLISKKQIDTFTKNVKEFGVPAETHGGKGQGIVHMVAPESGRTQPGKTIVCGDSHTATNGAFGAIAFGIGTSEVEHVLATQTLWQVKPKRMKIEFIGHPQKGVYSKDFILALIAKYGVDAGVGYAVEYTGEAIDDLTMEERMTICNMSIEFGAKIGLMNPDEKTYDYVKGRDHAPKDFDKAVSNWKNLVSDPDAIYDKVLTLDVSQLKPMVTWGTNPGMGLEFGETFPEIKDNINYERAYNYMDLKPGQVASDIELGYVFIGSCTNARLGDLQEAAKFVKGKHVADGLTAIVVPGSRPVKTAAEAEGLDKIFIDAGFEWREPGCSACLGMNPDQIPEYVHCASTSNRNFEGRQGHNARTHLCSPAMAAAAAIAGKFVDVRHLVTDQF, encoded by the coding sequence ATGACAGCAAAAACAATATTTGACAAGCTTTGGGAACAACATATCGTGGCGGGAAATGAAGGTGAGCCTCAACTACTTTATATTGACCTTCATGTGATTCATGAAGTAACGAGTCCACAGGCTTTCCAAGGTCTGCGGGATGCAGGACGTCGCGTGCGCCGTGTTGATTTGACTTATGGAACCCTTGACCATAATGTACCAACAAAAGATATTTTTAATATTCAAGATTTGATTTCCAAAAAGCAGATTGATACTTTTACTAAAAATGTCAAAGAATTTGGTGTTCCTGCGGAAACACATGGTGGCAAGGGACAAGGAATTGTCCATATGGTTGCTCCAGAGTCAGGGCGTACACAACCAGGAAAAACGATTGTTTGTGGCGACAGTCATACCGCGACAAATGGAGCCTTTGGTGCCATTGCTTTTGGGATAGGGACAAGTGAAGTAGAACACGTGCTTGCGACTCAAACGCTTTGGCAAGTCAAACCTAAGCGAATGAAAATCGAGTTTATAGGTCATCCACAAAAAGGGGTCTATAGTAAAGACTTCATTCTCGCTTTGATTGCGAAATATGGAGTTGATGCAGGTGTGGGCTACGCTGTTGAATATACTGGTGAAGCGATTGATGATTTAACCATGGAAGAGCGAATGACAATTTGTAATATGTCTATCGAATTTGGTGCAAAAATCGGTCTGATGAACCCTGATGAAAAAACTTATGATTATGTCAAAGGACGGGACCATGCTCCAAAAGACTTTGACAAAGCTGTCAGTAACTGGAAAAATCTTGTCAGTGACCCTGATGCCATTTACGACAAAGTTTTGACACTTGATGTGAGTCAACTGAAACCCATGGTAACTTGGGGAACAAATCCAGGAATGGGGCTAGAATTTGGGGAAACTTTCCCAGAGATTAAAGATAATATCAATTACGAACGCGCCTATAATTATATGGATTTAAAGCCAGGGCAAGTCGCCTCTGATATTGAATTAGGCTATGTATTTATCGGAAGTTGTACGAATGCTAGACTTGGTGATTTACAAGAAGCTGCCAAGTTTGTCAAAGGAAAACACGTTGCTGACGGATTGACAGCAATTGTTGTTCCTGGCAGCCGTCCTGTAAAAACTGCCGCAGAAGCAGAAGGTCTGGATAAAATTTTTATAGATGCCGGTTTTGAATGGCGTGAACCTGGTTGCTCGGCTTGCCTTGGTATGAATCCTGACCAAATTCCTGAGTACGTCCATTGCGCCTCTACGAGCAACCGTAATTTTGAGGGACGCCAAGGACATAATGCGCGCACTCATCTATGTAGCCCAGCGATGGCAGCAGCAGCAGCAATTGCTGGAAAATTCGTTGATGTAAGACATTTAGTTACTGACCAATTCTAA
- a CDS encoding rhodanese-related sulfurtransferase: MTQDYRVLLYYKYVPIEDGTVFAEQHLLECKKIGLKGRILVADEGINGTVSGTVEQTDAYMELMNADSRFSKMVFKIDEAEEHAFKKMHVRYRPELVNLSLEDDINPLDLTGDYLTPKEFHEAMLAEDTVVIDARNDYEFDLGHFRGAIRPEIRNFRELPQWIRDNKEQFMEKRVLTYCTGGIRCEKFSGWLVREGFKDVGQLHGGIATYGKDPEVQGDLWDGQMYVFDSRIAVSINQKEHIIVGRDWFDGSPCERYINCANPECNRRILSSEENEIKYLGSCSQECRIHPNNRYIASHHLSEDEVNAALALIEKVS, translated from the coding sequence ATGACTCAAGATTATCGAGTACTACTATATTATAAATACGTTCCAATTGAAGATGGCACAGTTTTTGCTGAACAACACTTATTAGAATGTAAAAAAATTGGTCTCAAAGGAAGGATTCTTGTTGCTGATGAAGGAATCAATGGAACGGTTTCAGGAACAGTTGAACAAACTGATGCTTATATGGAGCTTATGAACGCTGACTCTCGTTTTTCTAAAATGGTATTTAAAATTGACGAAGCTGAAGAACATGCTTTTAAGAAGATGCACGTCCGTTATAGGCCAGAACTTGTGAATTTAAGCCTTGAGGATGATATCAATCCTCTAGATTTGACTGGTGACTATCTTACTCCAAAAGAGTTTCATGAAGCGATGTTAGCTGAAGATACAGTAGTTATTGATGCCAGAAATGATTATGAATTTGACCTCGGACATTTTCGAGGGGCTATTCGTCCTGAAATTCGTAATTTCCGTGAACTTCCTCAATGGATTCGTGATAATAAAGAACAATTTATGGAAAAACGTGTTTTAACTTATTGCACAGGTGGAATTCGATGTGAAAAGTTTTCTGGATGGCTCGTTAGAGAGGGATTTAAGGATGTAGGACAACTTCATGGTGGAATTGCTACTTATGGTAAAGACCCTGAAGTTCAAGGAGACTTGTGGGATGGTCAGATGTATGTATTTGACAGTCGTATCGCTGTATCTATCAATCAAAAAGAACATATTATCGTTGGACGTGACTGGTTTGATGGTAGCCCTTGTGAGCGTTATATCAACTGTGCCAATCCAGAATGTAATCGCCGTATTCTATCATCTGAGGAAAACGAAATAAAATACTTAGGAAGTTGCTCTCAGGAGTGTCGTATTCATCCTAATAACCGTTACATCGCTTCTCACCATTTGTCAGAAGATGAGGTAAATGCTGCACTTGCGTTAATTGAAAAAGTTTCTTGA
- the trmFO gene encoding methylenetetrahydrofolate--tRNA-(uracil(54)-C(5))-methyltransferase (FADH(2)-oxidizing) TrmFO yields the protein MKKTHINVIGAGLAGSEAAYQIAKRGIPVKLYEMRGVKPTPQHKTDKFAELVCSNSFRGAALTNAVGLLKEEMRRLDSVIMQGAQATQVPAGGALAVDREAFSNFVTSHVSEHPLIEVFREEITEFPEDEITIIATGPLTSDRLAAKIHELNGGDGFYFYDAAAPIIDANSIDFNKVYKKSRYDKGEADYINCPMTKEEFQTFQEALITAEEAPLNSFEDMKVFEGCMPIEEMAKRGYKTMLFGPMKPVGLEYPEDYTGPRDGEFKTPYAVVQLRQDNASASLYNIVGFQTHLKWGEQKRVFRMIPGLENAEFVRFGVMHRNSYMDSPHLLEQTFQSRKQENLFFAGQMTGVEGYVESAASGLIAGINATRLFKGEETIIFPQTTAIGSLPYYITHADSKHFQPMNVTFGIVEELDGPRIRDKKERYSKVAERALRDLEKTISLIK from the coding sequence ATGAAAAAAACACATATCAATGTTATTGGAGCGGGTCTCGCAGGCTCTGAGGCGGCTTACCAAATTGCTAAACGTGGTATCCCAGTTAAACTTTATGAAATGCGTGGAGTGAAGCCTACTCCTCAGCATAAAACTGATAAATTTGCAGAACTCGTCTGTTCTAATTCTTTCCGTGGTGCAGCACTCACCAATGCGGTAGGATTATTAAAAGAAGAGATGAGAAGACTTGATTCAGTAATCATGCAAGGTGCTCAAGCGACACAAGTCCCTGCAGGTGGTGCATTAGCTGTAGACCGTGAAGCTTTTTCTAACTTTGTTACCTCTCATGTTTCTGAGCATCCTTTAATTGAGGTATTCCGTGAAGAAATTACTGAGTTTCCAGAAGATGAGATAACAATTATTGCAACAGGACCCCTGACTTCGGATCGTTTAGCCGCAAAAATCCATGAACTTAATGGTGGCGATGGTTTTTATTTTTACGATGCTGCTGCTCCGATTATTGATGCAAATTCGATTGATTTTAACAAAGTCTATAAAAAATCTCGTTACGATAAGGGAGAAGCCGATTATATCAACTGTCCTATGACCAAAGAAGAATTTCAAACTTTTCAAGAAGCATTGATTACCGCAGAAGAAGCACCATTAAATTCTTTTGAAGATATGAAAGTTTTTGAAGGATGTATGCCTATCGAAGAAATGGCTAAACGTGGGTATAAAACCATGCTTTTTGGTCCTATGAAACCGGTTGGTCTGGAGTATCCAGAGGATTATACGGGGCCTCGTGATGGAGAATTTAAGACACCTTATGCAGTAGTACAACTTCGTCAAGATAATGCCAGTGCTTCACTTTATAATATCGTTGGTTTTCAAACTCATCTTAAATGGGGTGAACAAAAACGTGTTTTTCGTATGATTCCAGGTCTTGAAAATGCTGAATTTGTACGTTTTGGTGTAATGCATAGAAACTCGTATATGGATTCACCTCATTTACTTGAGCAAACTTTTCAATCACGTAAACAAGAAAATCTTTTTTTCGCTGGTCAAATGACAGGTGTTGAGGGTTATGTTGAGTCTGCAGCTTCTGGTTTGATAGCTGGAATAAATGCCACTCGTTTATTTAAAGGTGAAGAAACAATTATTTTCCCGCAAACAACTGCAATCGGAAGTTTACCTTATTATATCACTCATGCTGATAGTAAACATTTTCAGCCGATGAATGTTACTTTCGGAATTGTTGAGGAGCTAGATGGTCCACGTATTCGTGACAAAAAGGAACGGTACTCGAAAGTAGCTGAACGGGCGCTAAGAGATTTAGAAAAAACAATCTCATTAATCAAGTAA
- the dprA gene encoding DNA-processing protein DprA encodes MITNFDLFRWKNAGMTNLGVNKLLKFYRRYEKKISLRQMGQVAQIKSIPNFIESYKNQNVKELRERYKQFSSFSILDENYPERLKEIYNPPVLIFYQGNIELLKTPKLAFVGSRESTPNGVKAVQKLIKELNQSFTIVSGLARGIDAASHISAIKNQTSTIAVIGTGLDIFYPTENRKIQEYLSKKQLILSEYAPGEKPLKYHFPERNRIIAGLSRGVVVVEAKLRSGSLITCERALEEGRDVFAVPGNISDGFSDGCNYLIQQGAKLVFKGQDILGEYMY; translated from the coding sequence ATGATAACAAATTTCGATTTATTTCGATGGAAAAATGCTGGAATGACCAATTTAGGAGTGAATAAGCTACTAAAATTTTATAGAAGATATGAAAAGAAGATAAGTTTACGTCAAATGGGACAAGTTGCACAAATCAAATCTATCCCAAATTTCATTGAATCTTATAAAAATCAGAATGTTAAAGAACTAAGAGAGAGGTACAAGCAATTTTCATCTTTTTCTATTCTTGATGAAAATTACCCAGAAAGACTAAAAGAAATCTATAATCCTCCTGTTTTAATTTTTTATCAAGGAAATATAGAATTGCTTAAAACACCTAAACTTGCATTTGTCGGAAGCCGCGAATCAACACCAAACGGTGTTAAAGCTGTTCAAAAATTAATCAAGGAACTCAATCAAAGTTTCACGATTGTCAGTGGGTTAGCGAGAGGAATTGATGCTGCAAGTCATATTTCTGCTATTAAAAATCAAACATCAACTATTGCCGTCATAGGAACAGGATTGGATATTTTTTACCCTACCGAGAATCGAAAAATACAAGAATATCTCTCAAAAAAACAACTCATCCTTTCTGAGTATGCACCTGGAGAAAAACCTCTCAAATATCATTTTCCCGAACGTAATCGTATTATTGCAGGTCTATCAAGAGGTGTAGTAGTTGTCGAAGCAAAATTAAGAAGTGGTAGTTTAATTACGTGTGAACGAGCTTTGGAAGAGGGAAGAGATGTCTTTGCTGTACCTGGAAATATCTCTGATGGTTTTTCTGACGGCTGTAATTATCTTATTCAACAGGGAGCTAAATTAGTCTTTAAAGGACAAGATATTTTAGGAGAATATATGTATTAA
- the alsS gene encoding acetolactate synthase AlsS gives MSDKKFGADLIVDSLINHNVKYVFGIPGAKIDRVFDLLENEKGPKLVVTRHEQGAAFMAQAVGRLTGEPGVAVVTSGPGVSNLATPLLTATSEGDAILAIGGQVKRSDRLKRAHQSMDNAAMMQAATKYSAEVLDPTTLSETIANAYRIAKTGRPGATFLSIPQDVTDSEVTLKAIKPLSDPKMGNASIDDINYLAQAIKNAVLPVILVGAGASDAKVASSLRNLLTHVNIPVVETFQGAGVISRDLEHTFYGRIGLFRNQPGDMLLKRSDLVIAVGYDPIEYEARNWNAEIDSRIIVIDNAIAEIDTYYQPERELIGDIAATLDNLLPAVRGYQIPEGTKEYLDGLHEVAEQHEFDTENTVEGRMHPLDLVTTFQEIVKDDETVTVDVGSLYIWMARHFKSYEPRHLLFSNGMQTLGVALPWAITAALLRPGKKVYSHSGDGGFLFTGQELETAVRLNLPIIQIIWNDGHYDMVKFQEEMKYGRSAAVDFGFVDYVKYAESMGAKGYRAHTKEELTEILKSIPDTTGPVVIDVPLDYSDNSKLAEKLLPEEFY, from the coding sequence ATGTCTGATAAAAAATTTGGCGCAGATTTAATTGTAGATAGTCTAATTAATCATAATGTAAAATATGTTTTTGGTATCCCAGGAGCAAAAATTGACCGTGTCTTTGACCTGTTAGAAAATGAAAAAGGACCGAAACTTGTTGTGACTCGTCACGAACAAGGGGCAGCCTTTATGGCACAAGCTGTAGGACGTCTTACAGGTGAGCCTGGAGTAGCTGTTGTAACTAGTGGACCAGGAGTTTCAAACCTTGCCACTCCGCTATTGACTGCCACATCTGAAGGAGATGCAATCCTCGCTATCGGCGGGCAAGTTAAACGTAGTGATAGACTGAAACGCGCTCATCAATCAATGGACAATGCAGCGATGATGCAGGCTGCCACTAAGTATTCGGCAGAAGTTCTCGACCCTACGACACTCTCTGAAACAATTGCAAATGCCTATCGGATTGCAAAAACTGGTCGTCCAGGTGCAACATTCTTATCTATTCCACAAGATGTGACAGACTCAGAAGTTACACTTAAAGCGATTAAACCATTATCTGACCCTAAAATGGGGAATGCTTCGATTGATGATATTAATTATCTTGCACAAGCAATTAAAAATGCTGTTTTACCTGTTATTCTCGTTGGTGCGGGTGCCTCAGATGCAAAAGTAGCTTCATCATTACGTAACTTACTTACTCATGTAAATATTCCTGTTGTCGAAACTTTCCAAGGTGCAGGTGTCATTTCGCGTGACTTAGAACATACATTTTATGGTCGGATTGGACTTTTCCGCAATCAACCTGGGGATATGCTTTTGAAACGCTCAGATTTAGTTATTGCAGTAGGTTACGACCCAATTGAGTATGAGGCTCGTAACTGGAACGCCGAAATTGATAGCCGTATCATTGTTATTGACAATGCCATTGCTGAGATTGATACTTATTACCAACCAGAGCGTGAGCTCATTGGCGATATCGCAGCAACACTTGACAATCTTTTGCCAGCTGTACGTGGCTATCAAATTCCTGAAGGAACTAAAGAATACCTTGATGGTTTGCACGAAGTGGCAGAACAACACGAGTTTGACACTGAAAATACAGTTGAAGGTCGGATGCATCCACTTGACCTCGTAACAACATTTCAAGAGATTGTAAAAGATGATGAAACCGTCACTGTTGACGTAGGTTCTCTCTATATCTGGATGGCGCGTCATTTCAAATCTTATGAACCACGTCATTTACTCTTCTCAAATGGAATGCAGACTCTTGGAGTAGCACTTCCTTGGGCAATCACTGCAGCTCTTCTGCGTCCTGGGAAAAAAGTTTACTCACATTCGGGTGATGGTGGGTTCCTTTTCACAGGGCAAGAACTTGAAACAGCAGTTCGTTTAAATCTTCCAATCATTCAAATTATTTGGAATGATGGCCATTACGACATGGTTAAATTCCAAGAGGAAATGAAATATGGGCGTTCAGCCGCAGTTGATTTTGGTTTCGTTGACTATGTAAAATATGCAGAATCTATGGGAGCCAAAGGATATCGTGCGCATACAAAAGAAGAACTAACTGAAATCCTTAAATCAATCCCTGATACAACTGGACCTGTTGTAATTGATGTTCCACTTGACTATTCAGATAACAGCAAATTAGCTGAAAAATTGCTACCTGAAGAATTCTATTGA
- a CDS encoding 2-isopropylmalate synthase: MRKIEFFDTTLRDGEQTPGVSFSIAEKVAIAKQLEKWGISVIEAGFPAASPDSFEAVRQISETLQKTAVTGLARCVISDIDCAVEAVRKAKHPQIHVFIATSPIHMEYKLKMTPDEVLETINKCVKYARERIEIVEFSPEDATRTEPDFLLKAVQTAVDAGATYINIPDTVGYTTPEEYAKIFKMLIENIKSERKIIFSPHCHDDLGMAVANSLAAIKAGAGRVEGTVNGIGERAGNAALEEIAVALHIREDFYEANSPLQLSETVNTAALVSQFSGIAIPKNKAVVGKNAFAHESGIHQDGVLKNAQTYEIITPELVGIFHNSLPLGKLSGRHAFMNKLSTLGIPYDDSEINELFARFKALADKKKEITDADIHALVSGHTIKNLEGFEFYSVKFDNTVHGKHTATVTLRNQEAEEFETTADGSGSIDAIFKAIDQVFNHESRLLSYSVEAVTDGVDAQATTIISIENLSTGTIFNAKGIDYDVLKGGAMAYMNANVLIQKENNA, translated from the coding sequence ATGAGGAAAATTGAATTTTTTGATACTACGCTCAGAGATGGAGAGCAAACACCAGGAGTTAGCTTCTCAATTGCAGAGAAAGTAGCTATTGCTAAACAACTAGAAAAATGGGGAATTTCCGTTATTGAAGCAGGATTCCCTGCAGCAAGTCCAGATAGTTTTGAAGCTGTAAGGCAAATCTCAGAAACATTGCAGAAAACAGCAGTTACGGGCCTTGCTCGTTGTGTGATTTCGGATATAGATTGTGCAGTAGAGGCAGTAAGAAAGGCTAAACATCCACAAATTCATGTTTTTATTGCAACAAGTCCTATTCATATGGAATATAAACTAAAGATGACTCCGGATGAAGTTTTAGAAACAATCAATAAATGTGTGAAATATGCGCGAGAGCGTATCGAAATTGTTGAGTTCTCTCCTGAGGATGCCACACGTACAGAACCTGATTTCCTTTTGAAAGCTGTGCAAACTGCAGTGGATGCAGGAGCGACATACATTAACATTCCTGATACCGTGGGTTATACAACGCCTGAAGAATATGCAAAAATTTTTAAAATGCTCATTGAAAATATCAAATCTGAGCGTAAGATTATTTTTAGTCCCCATTGTCATGATGATTTAGGGATGGCAGTTGCTAATTCTTTGGCAGCGATTAAGGCTGGAGCTGGACGTGTTGAGGGCACTGTGAACGGAATTGGCGAACGTGCTGGAAATGCTGCTCTAGAAGAAATTGCTGTTGCTCTACATATTCGTGAAGATTTTTATGAAGCAAATTCTCCTTTGCAACTTTCGGAAACGGTTAATACCGCTGCACTCGTTAGTCAATTTTCAGGTATTGCGATTCCTAAAAATAAAGCTGTGGTAGGTAAGAATGCTTTTGCACATGAATCGGGTATTCATCAAGATGGTGTGCTAAAAAATGCTCAAACTTATGAAATTATCACACCTGAATTAGTTGGTATCTTCCATAATTCACTACCTTTAGGGAAGTTATCTGGACGTCATGCTTTTATGAATAAATTGTCAACCCTTGGAATTCCTTATGATGATAGTGAGATAAATGAACTATTTGCCAGATTTAAAGCCTTAGCAGATAAGAAGAAAGAAATCACTGATGCTGACATCCACGCGCTGGTATCTGGTCATACTATTAAAAATCTTGAAGGCTTCGAGTTTTATAGCGTTAAATTTGATAATACTGTTCATGGTAAACATACTGCAACAGTAACTTTGAGAAATCAAGAGGCTGAGGAATTTGAGACTACTGCTGATGGTTCGGGTTCAATTGATGCCATTTTTAAAGCAATTGATCAAGTGTTTAATCACGAATCACGTCTTCTCAGTTATTCGGTTGAAGCCGTAACTGATGGTGTTGATGCTCAAGCAACAACAATTATTTCTATTGAAAATCTTAGCACTGGTACAATTTTTAATGCAAAAGGGATTGATTATGATGTGCTTAAAGGTGGGGCAATGGCTTACATGAATGCTAATGTGTTGATACAAAAAGAAAATAATGCTTAG
- the leuB gene encoding 3-isopropylmalate dehydrogenase — MMKKIVTLSGDGIGPEIMKAGLRVLTHVADKINFDYEIEEKDFGGVAIDKYGLPLPEDTLEASKNADAILLAAIGAPQYNNKEIRPEQGLLALRKALGLYANVRPLKIYPALAKLSPIRNVKDVDFVVIRELTGGVYFGEHTLEMEWARDINNYTAEEIRRIMRFAFEVARTRPRKLVTSVDKQNVLATSKLWRRIANEVAAEYPDIAFEHQLVDSCAMFLITQPQKFDVIVTENLFGDILSDEASSLAGTLGVMPSSSHNACGLALYEPIHGSAPDIAGQGIANPVSMILSVAMMLRESFGEEVGAAMIENAVTQTFTDGILTNDLGGSATTDEMTKAIIERL; from the coding sequence GTGATGAAAAAAATTGTTACATTATCAGGTGATGGGATTGGCCCAGAAATCATGAAGGCGGGTTTAAGAGTTCTCACTCATGTGGCAGATAAAATTAATTTTGATTATGAGATTGAGGAAAAAGATTTTGGAGGTGTGGCAATTGATAAGTATGGACTTCCATTGCCTGAGGATACTTTAGAGGCGAGTAAAAACGCAGATGCTATCTTGCTTGCTGCAATTGGAGCACCTCAATATAATAATAAGGAAATCAGACCTGAACAGGGTTTGCTGGCATTGCGTAAAGCATTAGGGCTTTATGCAAATGTGCGTCCTTTGAAAATCTATCCAGCTTTAGCGAAATTATCTCCAATCAGAAATGTAAAGGATGTGGATTTTGTGGTTATTCGTGAGCTTACGGGCGGAGTTTATTTTGGTGAACATACGCTTGAGATGGAATGGGCGCGTGATATTAATAATTATACTGCTGAGGAAATTAGAAGAATTATGCGTTTTGCTTTTGAGGTGGCACGTACACGACCACGCAAGTTGGTGACCTCAGTAGACAAGCAAAATGTACTTGCAACAAGTAAACTTTGGCGGCGCATTGCAAATGAGGTCGCAGCTGAATATCCAGATATTGCTTTTGAGCATCAGCTTGTTGATAGTTGTGCGATGTTTTTGATTACTCAGCCTCAAAAATTTGATGTGATTGTGACAGAAAATCTTTTTGGTGATATTTTGAGTGATGAAGCAAGTAGTTTGGCAGGCACTTTAGGGGTGATGCCCTCGAGTTCGCATAATGCTTGTGGTCTTGCACTTTATGAGCCGATTCATGGTTCAGCACCAGATATTGCAGGGCAAGGGATTGCAAATCCTGTCAGTATGATTTTATCTGTAGCGATGATGTTGCGAGAATCTTTTGGAGAAGAAGTTGGTGCTGCAATGATTGAAAATGCTGTGACACAAACTTTTACTGATGGTATTTTGACAAATGATTTGGGTGGCAGCGCTACTACCGATGAAATGACAAAGGCAATCATAGAGCGTTTGTAA
- the topA gene encoding type I DNA topoisomerase: MPTAIKNKTKTTSKKKVTRKKVTPGKNLVIVESPAKAKTIEKYLGRNYKVVASVGHIRDLKKSSMSVDIEHDYEPQYINIRGKAPLINSLKKEAKAAKAVYLASDPDREGEAISWHLAHILDLPLEEKNRVVFNEITKDAVKNAFKEPRQIDVDLVDAQQARRVLDRLVGYSISPILWKKVKKGLSAGRVQSIALKLIVDRENEINAFIPQEYWTIDGEFKKGTKKFKASFWGIDGKKRALDNNEDVIEVMQRLDGPDFNVDKVERKERRRNAPLPYTTSSMQQDAANKINFRTRKTMMVAQQLYEGLTLGSQGHQGLITYMRTDSTRISPVAQNAAHNYIADKFGEKYSKHGSKVKNAAGAQDAHEAIRPSNVFNTPELIAKYLDKDQLKLYTLIWNRFVASQMTAAVFDTMKVNLSQNGVTFVANGSQVKFDGYLTIYNDSDKSNMLPEMEENETVKKVSTKPEQHFTQPPARYSEATLIKTLEENGVGRPSTYAPTLETIQKRYYVRLVTKRFEPTELGEIVNKLIVEFFPNIVNTEFTAEMEKDLDEVEEGKRKWVEVVDQFYKPFAKELNNAEQGMEKIQIKDEPAGFNCDVCGSPMVIKLGRFGKFYACSNFPDCRNTKAIVKDIGVKCPICHEGNIIERKTKKNRLFYGCDRYPDCDFTSWDKPIGRDCPKSGDFLVEKKVRGGGKQVVCSNAECDYQEEKQK; the protein is encoded by the coding sequence ATGCCAACAGCAATTAAAAATAAAACAAAAACTACATCTAAGAAAAAGGTAACTAGAAAAAAAGTTACCCCAGGGAAAAATCTCGTTATTGTAGAGTCCCCTGCCAAAGCTAAAACAATTGAAAAATATCTTGGTCGCAATTATAAAGTTGTAGCCAGTGTGGGACATATTCGTGACCTCAAAAAGTCTTCAATGTCTGTTGATATTGAACATGACTATGAGCCACAATATATCAATATCAGAGGGAAAGCCCCTCTAATAAATTCACTCAAAAAAGAAGCTAAAGCGGCTAAAGCTGTTTATCTCGCGAGTGACCCAGACCGTGAAGGTGAGGCAATTTCATGGCATTTAGCACATATTCTTGACTTACCACTTGAAGAAAAAAATCGTGTCGTCTTTAATGAAATTACAAAAGATGCCGTGAAAAATGCTTTTAAAGAACCACGTCAAATTGACGTAGATCTTGTTGATGCCCAGCAAGCACGCCGTGTACTTGACCGTCTGGTTGGTTATTCAATTAGTCCAATCCTATGGAAGAAAGTTAAAAAAGGGTTGTCCGCAGGACGTGTCCAATCCATTGCACTAAAACTTATTGTAGACCGAGAGAATGAAATCAATGCTTTTATTCCTCAAGAATACTGGACAATTGATGGTGAGTTTAAAAAAGGAACTAAAAAATTTAAAGCATCATTTTGGGGAATTGATGGCAAGAAACGTGCGCTTGATAACAATGAAGATGTTATAGAAGTGATGCAACGTTTGGATGGTCCAGACTTTAATGTTGACAAAGTAGAGAGAAAAGAACGTAGAAGAAATGCACCTCTTCCTTATACAACTTCGTCTATGCAACAAGATGCAGCAAATAAAATTAATTTTCGAACACGAAAAACAATGATGGTCGCTCAACAGCTCTATGAAGGTCTCACACTAGGAAGTCAAGGACATCAAGGACTGATTACCTATATGCGTACGGATTCTACTCGAATTTCTCCTGTGGCTCAGAATGCTGCTCATAATTATATTGCTGACAAATTCGGTGAAAAATATAGTAAGCATGGTTCAAAAGTTAAAAATGCTGCAGGTGCACAAGATGCTCATGAGGCAATTCGGCCATCAAATGTTTTTAATACACCGGAACTCATTGCTAAATATTTAGATAAAGATCAGCTCAAACTTTATACACTTATTTGGAATCGTTTTGTTGCTAGTCAAATGACAGCCGCTGTTTTTGACACTATGAAAGTGAACTTATCACAAAACGGGGTCACTTTTGTAGCTAATGGTTCACAAGTAAAATTTGATGGTTATCTCACTATTTATAATGACTCTGATAAGTCAAATATGCTCCCTGAAATGGAAGAAAATGAAACCGTTAAGAAAGTTTCTACAAAACCTGAACAACATTTTACGCAACCCCCTGCACGATACTCTGAAGCTACTTTAATTAAGACATTAGAAGAAAATGGTGTCGGGCGTCCATCGACGTATGCTCCAACATTAGAAACAATACAGAAGCGATATTACGTAAGGTTAGTTACAAAACGTTTTGAACCTACCGAATTAGGAGAAATTGTAAATAAACTTATTGTTGAATTTTTCCCTAATATTGTAAATACTGAGTTTACTGCTGAAATGGAAAAAGACCTTGATGAAGTTGAGGAAGGCAAACGTAAATGGGTTGAAGTTGTTGATCAGTTTTATAAACCATTTGCTAAAGAACTTAACAATGCAGAACAGGGCATGGAAAAAATTCAAATCAAAGATGAACCTGCTGGTTTCAACTGTGATGTTTGTGGCAGCCCAATGGTCATCAAACTCGGTCGTTTTGGTAAGTTCTATGCTTGTAGCAACTTCCCAGATTGTCGTAACACGAAAGCAATTGTCAAAGATATTGGTGTGAAATGCCCTATATGTCATGAGGGAAATATCATTGAGCGTAAAACTAAGAAAAATCGTCTTTTCTATGGTTGTGACCGGTATCCAGATTGTGATTTTACAAGTTGGGATAAGCCTATTGGTCGGGATTGCCCTAAATCTGGTGATTTTCTTGTTGAGAAAAAAGTACGCGGTGGCGGTAAACAAGTTGTATGTTCTAATGCTGAGTGTGATTATCAAGAAGAAAAACAAAAATAA